GCATTCTCCAGCTTCTTAGAACAGAGAGGTCCCCTTTCCCTTCTTATCACCACCAATTTCAAAGTGCTTGCACCTCTGCAGATTATTTTCAAGAGAATGAGTGTTTTAAGTGGAGAGGAAAAGATTGGGGGAAGTGTTTTAAGTGGAGAGGAAAAAATTGGGGGAAGGGGAGAACATTAAAATGAATTGACACCTAAAGAAAAGGGTGAGGAGTTTatgagtgaaaaaaaaaatcttaaaaaagggggaaaaaaagagacCAACCTTGATAGGGTGCTGTGAAACGTGCTTACAACCCTGGCATTGCAGCCTTAGCACAATCTTCTTTGTAGTTTTGGCCTAGTTAGAATACAAAAACTGAGCCGTCAACTACTGAAATCATCTTTCTAAATAGTCCACTCAAATAAAGACCCACGTATCTCTTTTTTAacattgttttcttttttttcttgaaaattgcagATCCACACACTAACTAATGAATTTATTCTATGATTATTTAGTTTCCCAAGTCTTCAACCTCATTGTCTTTATCCTGGACATTTATATACTTGAGATCACCATTTTTTTACCTTTTTGTGGAAGACGGGCTTGGTCTGTCCACCATAACCTGATTGTTTGCGATCATAACGACGCTTTCCCTGAGCAGCAAGACTATCCTTCCCTTTCTTATACTGTGTAACCTTGTGCAAGGTGTGCTTTTTGCACTCCTTGGATTTGCAGTATGTCTTCTTTGTCTTTGGAACGTTAACCTGCAAGTGCCCAGGAGTACAACAATTAAATCAGGCATTATAATACAACCACCATGCTAAAATCGAGCACCTGGAATAACTAaatgaacaaaaagaaaatactTAAGTTAGACCCTATAATACCACAAACAAAAAGCACAGCAGCAATCTCTGAAATGCAATCTAAAGCTAAATGAGAGAACAGAAGATGCTTAATTAGACCCTCCAATGCCACAAACAAAAAATATGGCAGCAATCTTTCATATGTGATCTTAAGCCACTCAAATATTGAGACAAGTAAAGGTAAACTATACATAGATGCAAAAGTCTGAACTATTCAGGTTTGGGAAAGTAAAATGATATCAAAAGTAATTACCTTGAAaataaaatctgaaaatttgattttcctccaGATTAAAATATCAAGCTTTGCAgggaaattagtttacaaaggTTATAAGACCCCAACCAAAGCATTATCACAGCTCTAATGACAACATTGTGTTTAAGCATTCAAACAGAGACATTCAAGAACAAAGACAACCAAAAACTTACACCTGGGGCAATTTCCTAAAGCAAAATATTTGGCATACCACCTCCAGTCTTAAAAAACATGGAATTCTTTCTACTTATCTATAGGCAATCCATACATGCACACATTAGTGTTCATAAATATATCCATTATCAATTGTTACCACCTAAAAATGCATAGAGGAAATGGAAACAAAGTACATTCATTCTTCTTAGAAGAAAACAAACATAAACTGTAAgaccaagaaaattttttcacttcattttgaCTTCCTATGTAGTCCATTTAAATCTCAGTACTAATGCTAATAAACACCCAAACACATTGTACTATAGCAGTaactcttcaagttctttaagacggaaaaataaataaaaagaagcAATATTAGACATTCAGAAGTCGAATTGCAACAGAAAAGGATACCACGCCGACACCTAAATGTCTTATATTCTTTGTCACTACCCAAAAATATAACATCTCTACAAAAGCATTAACATTTTGGCTTGCAAGTTCACATTTTAGCTATAAAGAATCATTCATCTCAAGAGGCCAACTAGCAGACTAGGAAAACATATTAATGTTTTCAATTTTCCACTCGGAGAACAGATCCATTTTCCACTACAATCTTAAAACATTAATATCACAAGCATCCTTATATTGATTCAAAAATGACAAAAACAATATACAACAAAAATCTCTTCCAAAATCGATCACAACTGTTGGCTAAGCCCACAGCACAAATTAAAATCCTTTCCCAGTGTGGTGCTCTGTTTCTTTTCCTGGATTAAGTAAAAAATCCCAAAACCAACAATAAGAAAATTATGCCGACAAAATGGCATGAAAATATCGAACTTCCTTACgaccaaaaaaaagaagcaacAAAAACAGAAAGGCTAGGGCCAAAAAGTTTCCATCTTTTCTCCACTTTGTCAGCTTCTCTGGTTTAAACTATCAACTTCTACAGCAAAAAAATCATCTCCTGAAAACCCAGAAGACCaccaaaatatacaacaaaaACTTACAAAGCACTGGCAGATTAGGCGTTTACCATCTAATTTCCAATTTATTAAATGCTCCACTTTAAACTATTAAGTTCTACCAAAGTTCCCAAAGTTCTTCACAGGAGAACCAAAAAGAACACCAAAATACAACCAAAAAACCATAAATCGAGTAAACGTACAAGACCTAGGAGTCGAATGAAAGCGTAGACAGAGATTAAGGTTTTACCATTTTGGACGGCGGAGAGAGGACGCACAAGAGTGAGCTCTAGGAATTTGGGATTATGACCGTCTGAGAAAACCCTAGCAAATTAAATCTGCGGAGACTGCTTATAACGTAGTAAACTGTTAGGGTTTCTGTTTGAGGGCTTTATTATTGTGGAACGGGCTTTTTTTAATTATGGGCCGGCCAAGTGCTATGGGTTTCAAGGTAGTTGTTTAAATGATGTGGGTCAATTGTTAATGGACCGGCTTTGTGGCTAAGAGAATAAACCTTGGAACATGATGctttgaattttcttttcttttcttttcttttcttttttgcatcaaaattttgagaaagtCAACTTTTTTAAAGGAATAAATGTAATTGAGAAAAAAGGAATGTGATATTTAATACTCTTATTGTTTTAAATTTGGGTTAGCTTCAAAAACCTTCCTAAGGTTATCTAATGTGATCCAGCACTCTTAAAGTTTTAGAAATCTTACTTAACTCCTTTAGAATTACAATTTGTGTAATGTTGTCAGTCCTTATGCGTAAAAGTAGTAT
This sequence is a window from Coffea eugenioides isolate CCC68of chromosome 7, Ceug_1.0, whole genome shotgun sequence. Protein-coding genes within it:
- the LOC113777636 gene encoding 60S ribosomal protein L44; this encodes MVNVPKTKKTYCKSKECKKHTLHKVTQYKKGKDSLAAQGKRRYDRKQSGYGGQTKPVFHKKAKTTKKIVLRLQCQGCKHVSQHPIKRCKHFEIGGDKKGKGTSLF